Within Chthoniobacterales bacterium, the genomic segment TCGGCCTCATCACCGGAAGTATAGATGTGCACGGGCGTGACCTTGCCGACTCGCTCCGGCCACGTCCAATGCGGCAGAATGTGCGCCATCGGACGCTCGGGCCGCCAGCGCGACTGGTAGAGGTAATAACGGTCCTTCGGAAAGCCGGCCAGGTCGACGATGCCGAAATAGGAGCTGCGCGCGGGCACGCTGATTTTCCCCAGCTCGGCCAACTGCCTGGCCATGACGGCTGCCTCCGCGGGGTCGGAGAAGTTCAAGAGGTTGGTCGCGTCGTCATTGTAGGGCGTCGGCTCGCCCAGGTAATCGAAGCCGGTCCAGACGAACTCGCCGGCATAGCCAGTCACGGCGTCGCCCGCGCGCCACTCGTCCTCCGGCGTCGTGGCCCAGGGAGCGGCGAAAAGGTCATAGGAGCTGACTTGGAAGTTGGAGCGCGCGACGGGGTCGGTCTTTACGTCGCTGACGGGAAAGAAGTATTCGCCGCGCGAGCTGATGGTGGAGGCGGTTTCGCTCCCGTAGAGCGGGATCGAGGGGAATGTCTCGCGGAACGGCGCGTAGCGCTCGATGCGGTAGTTGTAGCCCATCGCATCGAGCACATTCTGGTGGCCGTTGAAACCGCATTCGCCCTCGTTGAAGGCGCCCGTGATGAAGCGCGTGCGATCTTCCTCGCGCGCGATGCCGGCGAGGTGGGCACCGAGCTTCCAACCGAGCGGGCCATCGTCGCGCCATTGTTCGATCACTTCATTGCCGATGCTCCACATGATGACGCTCGGATGATTGCGGTCGCGACGGATGAGCGCGCGCAGGTCGGCCTCGTGCCAGTCGCGAAAGAGACGGTGGTAGTCGTTGTGATTTTTGCCCTTCACCCAGCAGTCGAAGGCTTCATCAACCACCAGAAAGCCGAGGCGGTCGCAGGCGTCGAGCAGCTCGGGGGCGGGCGGGTTATGGGACGTGCGGATGGCGTTGCATCCCATCGCGCGAAGAATCTCGAGCTGCCGTTCGATCGCGCGCGAGTTGATGGCGGTGCCGAGCGCGCCGAGGTCGTGGTGCAGGCACACGCCTTGGAGGCGAAGGGGTTCGCCGTTCAGCACGAATCCCCGCGTGCCATCGAACGCGATGGAGCGGATGCCGAAGAGCGTCTCGATGCGGTCGATGATCTGGCCGCCACGGCGCAATGTCGTGACCGCAACGTAGCGCTGTGGTTGCTTGACGCTCCAGAGCTGCGGCTTGGCCACGATAATCTCGGCCGTGGCCTGGCGGTCGCGGCCCGAGGGAATGCGGAAATCATAGGGTTTGCTGATGGCAACCGGCGCCTCGCTCCGATGACCCGCAGCATCGAGCGTGTAGAGCTCGTGGCGAAGCGTGAGCTCGACGGCGGACGCGGTCGGGTTTTCCGTGAGCACCTGGATCGAGACGATGGCCGACTCCGCGCTCACCTGCGGGGTGGTGACGAACACTCCCCACGGGGCGACGCGGATCAGGCTGGTCTTGGTGAGCCAGACGTTGCGATAGAGACCGGAGCCGGGATACCAGCGCGAAGATTCGGAAAAATTCTGGAGGCGAATCGCGAGGACGTTTTTTCCGCCGACGCGAACATACGGGGTGAGTTCGAGTTGAAATGACGTGTAGCCGCTCGGCCAGCCGCCGACGAACTGGCCGTTCAGCCACACCATCGAGTTAGCCATCGCGCCGTCGAGCTCGAGCGTCACGCGACGGCCTGCGTCGCTGGCCGGCAGCTCGAAGGCCTTTCGATACCAGCCGGTGCCGGCCCAAGGGAGCTTGCCGGTGCCGCCGGGAAGGTCC encodes:
- the galB gene encoding beta-galactosidase GalB, whose translation is MSIRFARLLVTLPVFAGVACFFTPAIEAAEDSGNPPRERISFNSGWRFTHDDPMRMAPHIDYDAIKPWLLPSAASFLSGIAERPARPEGNPGSDIAYVDPACDDSGWRALDLPHDWGIEGPFRQDLPGGTGKLPWAGTGWYRKAFELPASDAGRRVTLELDGAMANSMVWLNGQFVGGWPSGYTSFQLELTPYVRVGGKNVLAIRLQNFSESSRWYPGSGLYRNVWLTKTSLIRVAPWGVFVTTPQVSAESAIVSIQVLTENPTASAVELTLRHELYTLDAAGHRSEAPVAISKPYDFRIPSGRDRQATAEIIVAKPQLWSVKQPQRYVAVTTLRRGGQIIDRIETLFGIRSIAFDGTRGFVLNGEPLRLQGVCLHHDLGALGTAINSRAIERQLEILRAMGCNAIRTSHNPPAPELLDACDRLGFLVVDEAFDCWVKGKNHNDYHRLFRDWHEADLRALIRRDRNHPSVIMWSIGNEVIEQWRDDGPLGWKLGAHLAGIAREEDRTRFITGAFNEGECGFNGHQNVLDAMGYNYRIERYAPFRETFPSIPLYGSETASTISSRGEYFFPVSDVKTDPVARSNFQVSSYDLFAAPWATTPEDEWRAGDAVTGYAGEFVWTGFDYLGEPTPYNDDATNLLNFSDPAEAAVMARQLAELGKISVPARSSYFGIVDLAGFPKDRYYLYQSRWRPERPMAHILPHWTWPERVGKVTPVHIYTSGDEAELFLNGRSLGRKAKRPGEFRLRWDEVKYEPGELRVVAYKNGQRWAEAS